The Pelomicrobium methylotrophicum genome contains the following window.
GCGCTGCAGCAGACCTTCCGCAGCGCCATCAGCCCCAAGGAGGTGAGCCCCACGCTGCCCGACTGGCTGATGGGCTCGTGGGCACCCACGGAGGGCCTGGATATTCCGATCAACGGTATGTTCGTATTGGCGCTCACGACGCTGGTGACCGCTGGCGTGATGATTGCCCTCTACAGGAGTCGCTGGGGTCTGCGCGTGCGCGCCACGGTGAGCAACCGCTCGATGGCCAGCGCCATTGGCATCAACACTAAGAAGACCGACCGGCTGACCTTTGCAATCGGCTGCGGTATCGCCGGTATCGCGGGCGCCGCCTTCACCACCATTGGCTCCACCGGACCCACCAGCGGCTCGCTCTACATCGTCGACGCCTTCCTCGTCGTGACCTTCGGTGGTGCGGCCAGCCTGCTGGGCACTGTTGCCTCTGCCTTCGTCATCTCCCAGACGCAGTCGATCAGCGAGTTCTTCATGACTGG
Protein-coding sequences here:
- the urtB gene encoding urea ABC transporter permease subunit UrtB, giving the protein MGLSEMFNIALMQGFAGISLFSVLLLMALGLAIIFGQMGVINMAHGEFMAIGAYTVFLASTLTEKFLPSLIQVYFPFAIVAAFCFSFVAGWVAEWSLIRHLYKRPLDTLLATWGLSLALQQTFRSAISPKEVSPTLPDWLMGSWAPTEGLDIPINGMFVLALTTLVTAGVMIALYRSRWGLRVRATVSNRSMASAIGINTKKTDRLTFAIGCGIAGIAGAAFTTIGSTGPTSGSLYIVDAFLVVTFGGAASLLGTVASAFVISQTQSISEFFMTGSMAKVLTLCLIVVILMIRPQGLFATKVRR